Proteins from a genomic interval of Antedon mediterranea chromosome 5, ecAntMedi1.1, whole genome shotgun sequence:
- the LOC140049460 gene encoding protein unc-50 homolog, with the protein MLTSVHVSKTENSSPRSLSDNGMMEDRHTAQAKRRKYFRRIFKYRQMDFDFAMWQMLYLLLSPQKVYRNFQYRKQTKDQWARDDPAFLVLLSIWLCGSSVGFGIVLSLGFVGTLKFLLWVVFVDCIGVGLLIATFFWFVTNHYLKLNNKNFQEVEWGFCFDVHLNAFFPVLILLHVIQLFLYMPVISYDYFLSTLLGNSLWLVAMGYYVYITFLGYTALPFLKKTIALLYPPSLLILIFYCVSVIINWNLCKSLMYFYKYRVK; encoded by the exons ATGTTGACGAGTGTACATGTATCAAAAACTGAGAATTCTTCCCCAAGATCACTAAGTGACAACGGAATGATGGAGGATCGACATACAGCTCAAGCAAAACGACGAAAATACTTTCGCAGAATATTCAAGTACAGACAAATGGACTTTGATTTTGCCATGTGGCAGATGCTATACCTTCTTCTGTCACCCCAAAAAGT GTATCGCAACTTTCAGTATAGAAAAC AAACAAAAGACCAATGGGCAAGAGATGACCCAGCATTTTTAGTACTTTTAAGCATTTGGCTTTGTG GGTCTTCAGTTGGTTTTGGTATTGTGTTGAGTCTCGGATTTGTTGGTACACTAAAGTTTTTACTCTGGGTTGTCTTTGTCGACTGCATCGGTGTTGGCTTGTTGATAGCTACTTTTTTTTG GTTTGTAACGAACCATTACTTAAAGTTGAATAACAAGAACTTTCAAGAGGTTGAATGGGGATTCTGTTTTGACGTTCATTTAAATGCATTCTTTCCAGTTTTAATTCTTTTACATGTTATACAGCTCTTCTTGTACATGC CTGTAATAAGTTATGATTACTTCTTGTCAACCCTGCTTGGGAACTCGCTGTGGCTTGTTGCTATGGGATACTATGTTTATATTACGTTTCTTGGATACACCG CTCTGCCATTTTTAAAGAAGACAATTGCGTTGCTGTACCCGCCATCTCTCCTTATTCTCATTTTTTATTGTGTATCTGTGATCATCAACTGGAACTTATGTAAATCATTGATGTATTTCTATAAATATAGGGTTAAATAA
- the LOC140050442 gene encoding transient-receptor-potential-like protein, protein MSFRIRTTPSTMNNIYPIYGTDNARLHHQQTVIPTVSSYIPTSMNLVSSMSSIPLQLFSEGNRLTKNERNLLEAAQKGDKATILRCLSNKNDPVNVNVTDILGRSALQMAVDNENIEIVEILLAQENVFIGDALLYAIKEGVYKMVEMMVNHPSISVEMLGEGWYDMKNSLKTDSSDYSPDISPIILAAHVNQFEILQLLLTRGASIFKPHSVICDCDECKVRQKHDSLRYSLKRINAYKALASPAWMALTSNDPILTAFRLSWELQHMAMRENEFKDIYLTLLDQCKMFAVGLLDQCRSTEEVVAVMNKMNDPQDDLDEEVDSGNLTLARLKLALKYEQKQFVAHAHTQQLLSTIWYEGLPSWRRRHWTIKILTCAVLLLIFPFMSIYYLIFPRSRIGNVLRTPFMKFLNHSVSFVFFLILLVLASTGVLCSREVEECSKQGREPDAVEFLLIFFVLGMIWAECKQLWEEGLKAYTRQWWNWLDFIMLSLYLMALSLRIVAYIKQEEFHTCSFRGAWPVYDPTIVSECIFSVAIVFSFARIIYLFQANQYLGPLQISLGNMLIDIAKFLFIFLLVLLSFTCGMNQLYTFYKGKEIKGSFKSLDSSLLSLFWALFGLLSKDEVELEENDFVAYVGQLLLLSYHILGIIVLLNMLIAMMSSSFQNIENHADEEWKFARSKLWMGYFDEGSTLPPPFNLIISPKSIYYAFTHTKQFLCGQCIEDTSIPGSKQSLETALKSSDSILGSTLEQETKYQDIMKRLVSRYIHQYKAEQKGDGVTEDDLNEIKQDISSLRYELREDRKKEEQSHTTLLQDLKRTVLTYQNGADNQKPFNTDAKVATSRELEMIKFEIIDCIKKELTTTTLHGRDRNDVYATNDRHGDKWSREDYMEEDRTWPTHLATEL, encoded by the exons ATGAATAACATTTATCCGATATACGGGACGGACAACGCGCGCCTTCACCATCAGCAGACGGTCATCCCAACCGTGTCGTCTTATATACCAACATCCATGAACCTCGTATCCAGTATGAGCAGCATCCCACTCCAGTTGTTCAGTGAGGGCAACAGACTGACAAAAAACGAACGAAATTTATTAGAAGCCGCCCAAAAGGGAGACAAAGCAACAATTCTACGGTGTCTTAGCAACAAAAACGACCCTGTAAATGTAAACGTAACAGACATTTTGGGAAGAAGCGCTCTGCAGATGGCCGTTGAtaacgaaaatattgaaatcGTTGAAATTCTTTTAGCGCAAGAAAATGTGTTCATAGGCGACGCTTTGCTTTACGCGATTAAAGAAGGTGTTTATAAGATGGTTGAAATGATGGTGAACCATCCAAGTATAAGTGTTGAAATGCTCGGTGAAGGATGGTATGACATGAAGAACAGTTTGAAGACAGACAGTTCGGATTACTCGCCCGATATATCACCAATCATTCTCGCAGCTCACGTCAACCAATTCGAAATCCTTCAGCTTCTTCTTACTCGAGGTGCGTCCATCTTTAAGCCTCATTCAGTCATTTGTGATTGTGATGAATGTAAGGTTCGACAAAAACATGATAGTCTGAGGTACTCTCTGAAAAGAATCAACGCTTACAAAGCACTGGCGAGCCCAGCATGGATGGCGCTGACCAGCAACGACCCGATACTGACAGCATTCCGACTAAGTTGGGAGCTACAACACATGGCGATGAGAGAGAATGAGTTCAAGGATATCTACCTAACTTTGTTAGACCAATGTAAGATGTTTGCTGTAGGCTTGCTCGATCAGTGCAGAAGTACTGAAGAAGTAGTAGCAGTAATGAATAAAATGAACGATCCGCAGGACGATTTGGATGAAGAGGTTGACAGTGGTAATTTAACACTAGCTCGTTTGAAACTGGCCTTGAAATACGAACAGAAACAG TTTGTTGCACACGCACATACACAACAGTTGCTATCTACTATTTGGTACGAAGGTCTACCAAGCTGGCGTCGACGTCATTGGACAATCAAGATTCTCACCTGTGCCGTACTACTTCTTATTTTCCCCTTTATGTCAATCTACTATTTAATATTTCCGAGATCTAGGATTGGTAACGTATTACGAACACCTTTTATGAAGTTTTTGAACCATAGTGTATCGTTTGTTTTCTTCTTAATTCTCCTGGTCCTCGCTTCAACCGGTGTTTTATGTTCGAGAGAGGTCGAAGAATGCAGCAAACAGGGGCGTGAACCAGACGCAGTTGAATTCTTACTCATCTTTTTTGTCTTAG GCATGATATGGGCCGAATGTAAACAGCTGTGGGAAGAAGGATTGAAAGCTTACACGCGACAATGGTGGAATTGGTTGGATTTTATCATGTTGTCACTTTACTTAATGGCATTGAGTCTTAGAATTGTCGCTTACATCAAACAGGAAGAATTCCACACTTGCTCGTTCCGCGGCGCATGGCCAGTTTACGATCCTACGATTGTTTCCGAGTGTATATTTTCTGTGGCGATCGTATTTAGTTTCGCTCGAATTATTTACCTATTTCAGGCGAATCAATATCTTGGACCATTGCAGATTTCGCTTGGTAATATGCTTATAGACATAGCGAAATTTCTATTCATTTTCTTATTGGTACTACTATCATTCACATGTGGAATGAACCAATTGTACACTTTCTACAAAGGAAAAGAAATAAAAGGATCATTTAAGTC attggATAGCTCGCTACTATCTTTGTTTTGGGCATTATTTGGACTTTTAAGCAAGGACGAGGTAGAGCTTGAAGAGAATGACTTTGTAGCCTACGTTGGGCAGCTTTTGTTATTGTCATATCATATTCTGGGTATCATAGTTCTTCTGAACATGCTTATCGCTATGATGAGCAGCTCATTTCAAAATATTgag AATCATGCTGATGAAGAATGGAAGTTTGCCAGATCAAAATTATGGATGGGGTATTTTGATGAGGGGTCAACATTACCCCCTCCCTTCAATCTTATAATCAGTCCAAAATCGATTTACTATGCGTTCACACACACCAAACAGTTTTTGTGTGGTCAGTGTATTGAAGATACGTCCATACCAGGCAGCAAGCAATCCCTTGAAACTGCACTCAAG AGCAGTGACAGTATCTTAGGCTCAACGTTAGAGCAAGAAACTAAATACCAGGATATTATGAAGCGGTTAGTGAGTCGTTACATTCATCAATACAAAGCAGAACAGAAGGGAGATGGTGTGACGGAAGATGACCTCAATGAAATCAAACAAGACATATCAAGTCTTAG ATACGAGCTTCGTGAAGATCGTAAAAAAGAAGAGCAGAGTCATACCACGTTACTCCAAGATTTAAAGCGAACAGTACTGACATACCAAAATGGTGCTGATAATCAGAAACCATTTAACACGGATGCAAAGGTAGCAACGTCTAGAGAATTGGAAATGATTAAATTCGAAATAATTGACTGTATCAAAAAAGAATTAACAACGACAACTCTACATGGTAGAGATCGTAATGACGTATATGCCACCAACGACAGACATGGTGATAAGTGGAGTAGAGAAGACTATATGGAAGAGGATCGGACGTGGCCTACGCACCTAGCAACAGAATTATAA
- the LOC140050449 gene encoding short coiled-coil protein B-like, which produces MESPLSPADQGMVNVSLSDNESVNQSFTTSRSIGDLMATTNSNITTPDDGDDAEKARLICQVLELQNTLDDLSSRVDGVKEENLKLKSENQVLGQYIENLMAASSVFQSTSPKSKKKSGGKVKKVDK; this is translated from the exons ATGGAGTCCCCTCTGAGTCCAGCAGATCAAGGAATGGTGAATGTATCCTTGTCAGACAATGAATCAG tAAATCAAAGTTTTACAACTAGTCGCTCAATAGGAGATCTAATGGCTACAACTAACAGTAACATTACAACACCAGATGACGGCGATGACGCAGAAAAAGCAAGATTAATATGCCAAGTTCTAGAATTACAGAACACTTTAGATG ATTTGTCATCACGAGTCGATGGAGTGAAAGAAGAAAATCTAAAATTGAAATCAGAGAACCAAGTTCTTGGGCAGTATATAGAAAACCTTATGGCTGCTTCTAGTGTTTTCCAATCAACTTCTCCAAAAAGCAAAAAGAA GTCTGGTGGAAAGGTTAAGAAAGTTGATAAGTGA